The following are from one region of the Phycisphaerae bacterium genome:
- a CDS encoding group II intron reverse transcriptase/maturase: MGVKRQQGEGDRQLSLFDDDRAALSRHGASSEGGTGPAACEEPQTPTALDPARALTEHLMEEVCQRDNLNQAYRRVKTNKGAAGVDGMTVHELRAWLKEHKENLIASLLDGSYQPRPVRGVEIRKPGGGVRQLGIPTVVDRLVQQAILQVLEPLLAPTFSASSYGFRPKRSAHNALSAARKYVADGRAIVVDLDLEKSAVAHVSERKFLGHRLLAGGRLGIAPVSLQRAKERIRQITRRNQGVSLERMISELNSFLTGWVTYFRHAACRGHLQDLDQWIRRKLRCVRLKQRKRAKSIAEFLHSLGVPKNRSWTTAACGKGWWRTTASPAAHEAMPPAWFKKLGLVCLADRHAALPH; the protein is encoded by the coding sequence ATGGGTGTGAAGCGACAGCAAGGCGAGGGCGACCGGCAGTTGTCATTGTTCGATGACGACAGGGCGGCACTTTCGCGCCACGGCGCAAGCAGCGAAGGCGGAACCGGACCTGCTGCGTGCGAGGAGCCGCAAACTCCCACGGCGTTGGACCCAGCACGAGCCTTGACCGAGCACCTGATGGAGGAGGTCTGCCAACGTGACAACCTGAACCAGGCGTATCGACGCGTCAAGACCAACAAAGGCGCTGCGGGCGTGGACGGGATGACCGTCCATGAACTGAGGGCGTGGTTGAAAGAGCACAAGGAGAATCTAATCGCTTCGCTGCTGGACGGTTCCTATCAACCGCGGCCGGTGCGCGGGGTTGAAATCCGCAAGCCGGGCGGCGGGGTGCGACAATTGGGCATCCCGACGGTCGTGGACCGGCTGGTTCAGCAGGCGATCCTTCAAGTGCTCGAACCTCTGTTGGCCCCGACCTTTTCGGCATCGAGCTACGGATTTCGCCCGAAGCGCAGCGCGCACAATGCGCTGTCGGCGGCGCGGAAGTACGTGGCCGACGGACGCGCCATCGTCGTGGACCTCGACCTGGAGAAGAGCGCGGTGGCCCATGTATCGGAACGGAAGTTCCTGGGTCATCGCCTACTCGCGGGCGGCAGGTTGGGCATTGCTCCGGTGAGTCTTCAACGGGCGAAAGAGCGCATCCGGCAGATCACCCGGAGAAACCAGGGCGTAAGCCTCGAACGGATGATCTCGGAACTCAACTCGTTCCTGACGGGATGGGTGACCTACTTCCGCCACGCCGCCTGTCGGGGTCATTTGCAGGACCTCGACCAGTGGATCAGGCGGAAGCTGAGATGCGTGCGGCTCAAGCAGCGGAAACGTGCGAAGTCAATCGCGGAATTCCTGCACAGTCTGGGCGTCCCGAAGAATCGTTCGTGGACGACGGCCGCGTGCGGGAAAGGCTGGTGGCGGACGACCGCCAGCCCGGCGGCGCACGAGGCCATGCCGCCTGCGTGGTTCAAGAAACTGGGTCTGGTCTGCCTCGCCGACAGGCATGCGGCGTTACCACATTGA
- a CDS encoding HD domain-containing protein has protein sequence MSSSPGAVDTAYRSIEDLQPGDTITDQVFLVSQRDLRTQKNGGLYIHFVFSDRTGQVLARMWQATQEQFDLVPDGGFIRIRGRVESYQGNKQIIVDGLRPASADQVDVAHFMPHTPCPIDDLWERCLKVLRSIKHKQLLALIKEFITDEELISRFKKAPAAVQNHHAYVGGLLEHTCSLLELAVRILGSGDTSSSHYPRVNRDLVLAGLFFHDIGKIHELTYDTNFVYSTEGQLIGHITQAAILIDRKIVEWQRRSGEVFDEQIRNVLLHIVLSHHGSYEFGSPRLPACPEAILVHYIDNIDAKLFMAFSAIDEARKADSDWTEWSKTLSTRIYKKGTPPAP, from the coding sequence ATGTCATCGTCACCAGGCGCCGTCGACACTGCATACCGTTCGATTGAAGACCTGCAACCCGGCGACACAATCACCGACCAGGTTTTTCTCGTGTCCCAGCGCGACCTGCGCACGCAGAAAAACGGCGGGCTTTATATTCATTTCGTCTTCTCCGACCGCACCGGGCAGGTGCTTGCCCGAATGTGGCAGGCCACCCAGGAGCAGTTCGACCTCGTGCCGGATGGCGGATTCATTCGCATTCGCGGCCGCGTCGAAAGCTACCAGGGCAACAAGCAGATCATCGTGGATGGATTGCGCCCGGCGTCGGCGGATCAGGTCGACGTGGCACACTTCATGCCGCACACGCCCTGTCCGATTGATGACTTGTGGGAACGTTGCCTGAAAGTCCTTCGGAGCATCAAGCACAAGCAGTTGCTCGCGCTCATCAAGGAGTTCATCACCGACGAGGAGTTGATCTCCCGTTTCAAGAAGGCGCCGGCTGCGGTCCAGAACCACCATGCGTATGTCGGAGGTCTGCTTGAACACACATGCAGCCTGCTTGAGCTGGCGGTGCGGATTCTCGGCTCGGGCGATACGTCGAGCAGCCATTATCCGCGGGTCAATCGCGATCTTGTTCTGGCCGGACTTTTCTTTCACGACATCGGCAAAATTCACGAACTGACATACGACACCAATTTCGTCTATTCCACTGAAGGCCAGTTAATCGGCCATATCACGCAGGCGGCGATTCTGATCGATCGGAAAATCGTGGAATGGCAGCGGCGGTCCGGAGAGGTTTTCGACGAGCAGATCCGCAATGTGCTACTGCACATCGTGCTGTCGCATCACGGGTCGTACGAGTTTGGCAGCCCGCGATTGCCGGCGTGCCCCGAGGCGATCCTCGTGCATTACATCGACAACATCGATGCAAAGCTGTTCATGGCGTTCTCGGCGATTGACGAGGCACGCAAGGCCGACAGCGACTGGACCGAGTGGAGCAAAACGCTCTCCACGCGAATCTATAAAAAGGGGACTCCCCCGGCTCCGTGA
- the lpxD gene encoding UDP-3-O-(3-hydroxymyristoyl)glucosamine N-acyltransferase, which produces MGNTLKEICSYLCGVGMSSTVVGDDTREIVGVATLEDAGPGQISFLSNPKYEAMLATTKADCVVVANEQSVPDGMTVIRTKDSYAAIMAIMVRVHGYRKHKPIGISSAAVIDPSAKIGENATIHHGVTIDEGVTIGRNAVLYPGVYLARNCRIGDDCILYPNVVVYDDCIVGNRVTLHAGTVIGEDGLGYAPVGDKWYKIPQIGIAEVEDDVELGANCAVDRATLGKTVIGAGTKFSNLVAIGHGARIGQDCMFVAQVGIAGSVTVGRRVKIAGKAGVAGHLSIGDNAEIAAMAGVMRDVPANTRVGGAPAMPIKDFMRSASMLERLPQLYKQLQQLQERVEQLQKQLDGRP; this is translated from the coding sequence ATGGGAAACACGCTCAAAGAAATCTGCTCATACCTCTGCGGCGTCGGGATGAGTTCGACCGTCGTCGGCGACGACACTCGCGAGATCGTCGGCGTCGCAACGCTCGAAGATGCCGGGCCCGGCCAGATCAGCTTCCTTTCAAACCCGAAGTACGAAGCCATGCTGGCCACGACCAAGGCCGACTGCGTCGTCGTGGCGAACGAGCAGTCGGTTCCCGACGGCATGACGGTGATTCGCACCAAGGATTCCTACGCCGCAATCATGGCGATCATGGTGCGGGTGCATGGGTACCGGAAACACAAGCCAATTGGCATCAGCAGCGCGGCCGTTATCGATCCGAGCGCGAAAATCGGCGAGAACGCAACGATACATCATGGAGTGACAATCGATGAAGGCGTGACGATCGGGCGCAACGCCGTGCTGTATCCGGGCGTGTACCTTGCTCGAAACTGTCGAATCGGCGATGACTGCATTCTGTATCCGAACGTCGTGGTTTATGACGATTGTATCGTCGGCAATCGCGTGACTCTTCACGCGGGCACGGTGATCGGCGAGGACGGCCTGGGGTATGCGCCGGTCGGCGACAAATGGTACAAGATACCGCAGATCGGGATCGCCGAAGTCGAGGACGATGTTGAACTCGGCGCGAATTGCGCCGTGGATCGCGCGACGCTTGGCAAAACCGTCATCGGCGCGGGAACCAAATTCAGCAATCTTGTCGCAATCGGTCACGGCGCGCGAATCGGCCAGGACTGCATGTTTGTGGCGCAGGTCGGTATCGCCGGTTCGGTCACAGTGGGTCGCCGCGTGAAGATCGCGGGCAAGGCCGGCGTGGCAGGACACCTTTCGATCGGCGATAACGCGGAGATTGCAGCGATGGCGGGCGTCATGCGGGATGTGCCTGCAAACACGCGCGTCGGCGGCGCGCCCGCGATGCCGATCAAGGACTTCATGCGATCGGCCTCCATGCTTGAACGGCTGCCCCAATTGTACAAGCAGCTTCAGCAATTGCAGGAGCGCGTCGAACAGCTTCAGAAGCAACTCGACGGTCGGCCGTAG
- a CDS encoding flagellar basal body P-ring protein FlgI: MMSRSKTHNFACKAALFGGLLIVGCTTKQEWDEFFKVNQDKGSQPTAAARPVSEDPSIRDTIAPLVTIEGMRLNQVRGFGLVVGLVDTGGSDGPEVVKDYLFKEIQRQQDPSRPGPMPSQFLSGRDACMVEITGFIPAGAQRGDRFDVAVRALGSEATSLVSGRLYLGELKVWAETPSGVLSGMTLATASGPVFVSPFKRDGKPSDRVELTSGLVLGGGVVKEDRKIRLVLNDPSPSMAKRIERELNSRFGGLQKVAKGERASHVALEIPRDFLDRKWHFLNRVLHTPLISNETFILKRIKDLIQAYESADPDYEGISVALEAIGKDVLPQLERLYGSESPSISFYSARTALRLGDRKGLDVISRHAHDRNSTFRDQAIAELGWARGFYTAGEDLVKLLNDPDKEIRIRAYQALLKRPHPAIESKVLGLDRVILDIVETEGPFMIYARRSNQQRITVFGRSMAVTPPLIFPGERNDGRVLTVQLSAEPGDKTMTYIYRNRETKRISPALQAPFNIGELVEYLCDVPRRQDDGSIRGFGISYSEMLDVLSNFCEMKSLAAEFVLEGLESKDASESNERDESEY; this comes from the coding sequence ATGATGTCGCGATCAAAGACACACAATTTCGCATGCAAGGCCGCTTTGTTCGGCGGACTGCTGATCGTCGGCTGCACGACGAAGCAGGAATGGGACGAATTCTTCAAAGTCAATCAGGACAAGGGCAGCCAGCCGACAGCCGCGGCCCGTCCGGTTTCCGAAGACCCGTCGATTCGGGACACGATCGCTCCATTGGTCACGATTGAAGGCATGCGTCTGAACCAGGTTCGCGGATTCGGACTCGTGGTCGGTCTCGTGGACACCGGAGGCAGCGACGGCCCGGAAGTGGTGAAGGATTACCTTTTCAAAGAAATTCAGCGGCAGCAGGATCCGAGTCGCCCGGGTCCGATGCCGAGCCAGTTTTTGAGCGGCCGGGATGCGTGCATGGTGGAAATCACCGGCTTCATTCCCGCCGGCGCTCAACGCGGCGATCGATTTGACGTGGCGGTGCGAGCGTTGGGCAGCGAAGCGACCTCGCTGGTCAGTGGTCGCCTGTATTTGGGCGAGTTGAAAGTCTGGGCCGAAACGCCCAGCGGCGTGCTCTCCGGGATGACGCTTGCAACGGCGTCCGGCCCGGTGTTTGTCAGTCCTTTCAAACGCGATGGCAAGCCGTCCGACCGAGTCGAACTGACGTCCGGCCTTGTGCTGGGCGGCGGCGTGGTCAAGGAGGATCGCAAGATCCGGCTGGTGCTGAATGATCCCAGCCCGAGCATGGCCAAGCGCATCGAGCGCGAACTGAACAGCCGATTCGGCGGACTGCAAAAGGTGGCGAAAGGCGAACGAGCCAGCCATGTGGCACTCGAAATTCCGCGTGATTTTCTTGATCGCAAGTGGCACTTTCTAAATCGGGTGCTTCATACGCCGCTGATCTCGAATGAGACATTCATTCTGAAGCGTATCAAAGACCTGATTCAGGCCTATGAATCCGCCGACCCCGACTATGAGGGTATCTCGGTCGCCCTGGAGGCGATCGGCAAGGACGTGCTCCCTCAGTTGGAGCGATTGTACGGCAGCGAATCTCCTTCGATCAGCTTTTATTCCGCGCGCACAGCGCTTCGGCTGGGTGATCGCAAGGGTCTGGACGTGATTTCCCGGCATGCGCACGATCGCAACAGTACGTTTAGGGATCAAGCGATCGCCGAACTGGGCTGGGCACGCGGCTTCTACACGGCGGGCGAGGATCTGGTGAAGCTGCTCAATGACCCGGACAAGGAGATTCGCATTCGAGCCTATCAGGCGCTTCTTAAACGACCGCATCCGGCGATCGAATCAAAAGTGCTCGGGCTGGATCGGGTGATTCTGGACATCGTCGAGACGGAAGGCCCCTTCATGATCTATGCGCGGCGATCGAACCAGCAGCGCATCACCGTGTTCGGGCGATCGATGGCCGTGACGCCGCCGCTTATTTTCCCGGGCGAACGCAACGACGGCCGCGTCCTGACGGTGCAGTTATCAGCGGAACCGGGCGACAAGACGATGACTTACATCTATCGGAATCGCGAAACCAAGCGCATTTCCCCCGCGCTTCAGGCGCCGTTCAACATCGGCGAACTGGTTGAGTATCTCTGTGATGTCCCTCGGCGACAGGACGATGGCAGTATTCGCGGCTTCGGCATCAGCTACTCGGAAATGCTGGATGTGCTGTCGAATTTCTGTGAGATGAAGAGCCTCGCGGCCGAATTCGTGCTCGAAGGTCTTGAATCAAAGGATGCATCGGAATCCAATGAGCGAGATGAAAGCGAGTACTGA
- a CDS encoding serine acetyltransferase, with amino-acid sequence MIGEFDMDDRIQGLVDRIVDSYVAEPATRHISRGYLPSRVEIEKIIEMLFEISFPGYFERQNLSFKNVKYHVGELLPRIGQSVYMQVFLALCHLNEVAGNYDPNGPSTQAEPFDARAREITHAFLEQIPEMRKTLAMDVLAAYDGDPASVNTDEVIFTYPGLIAITVHRYAHLLYQMEVPLIPRAMAEWAHMRTGIDIHPGARIGRRFFIDHGTGVVIGETTDIGENVKVYQSVTLGALSFLKDERGRMVRGYKRHPTVKDRVTVYANATILGGDTVLGEGSTVGGSTFLTTSVPPGSTVTCTPPELKVRPPKQTSSPTNDFSI; translated from the coding sequence ATGATCGGCGAATTCGACATGGATGACCGGATCCAGGGTCTGGTCGATCGCATCGTGGACAGTTATGTGGCCGAACCCGCCACGCGTCACATCAGCCGTGGCTATCTTCCGAGCCGGGTCGAGATAGAGAAGATCATCGAGATGCTCTTCGAAATCTCGTTTCCGGGGTATTTCGAGAGGCAGAATCTTTCGTTCAAGAACGTAAAGTACCACGTGGGGGAATTGCTGCCGCGCATTGGCCAGTCGGTGTACATGCAGGTTTTTCTCGCGCTGTGCCATCTCAATGAGGTCGCCGGCAACTACGATCCGAACGGCCCTTCAACCCAGGCCGAACCATTCGATGCAAGGGCGCGCGAAATCACGCACGCGTTTCTTGAGCAGATTCCTGAAATGCGGAAGACTTTGGCGATGGACGTGCTAGCCGCCTATGACGGCGATCCGGCCTCGGTGAACACCGACGAAGTGATCTTCACTTACCCGGGTTTGATCGCGATCACCGTGCACCGGTACGCCCATCTGCTGTATCAAATGGAGGTTCCGCTGATCCCACGGGCGATGGCGGAATGGGCACACATGCGAACCGGCATCGATATCCACCCCGGCGCGCGTATCGGTCGACGATTCTTCATCGATCACGGCACGGGCGTCGTCATCGGCGAGACGACGGACATCGGCGAAAATGTGAAGGTCTATCAAAGCGTGACGCTCGGCGCGCTGTCGTTCCTCAAGGATGAGCGAGGACGAATGGTTCGCGGTTACAAGCGACATCCGACCGTCAAGGACCGCGTAACCGTATATGCGAACGCCACGATTCTCGGCGGCGACACGGTGCTCGGCGAAGGAAGCACCGTGGGCGGTTCAACTTTCCTGACAACCAGCGTGCCGCCCGGCAGCACGGTGACCTGCACGCCACCCGAGCTCAAGGTCCGGCCGCCGAAACAAACGAGCAGCCCGACGAACGATTTCAGCATTTAG
- a CDS encoding adenylosuccinate synthase, whose amino-acid sequence MDFQQLGNTSVIGLQWGDEGKGKIVDLLTEHFDLVVRYAGGANAGHTVRIGAEKFALHLIPSGILRPGVLNIIAPGVALDLEIVIGEIEGLRARGIAVDHQNLRIAGRAHLVMPYHKKQDRLAEARLGKDRRIGTTAKGIGPCYADKMLRSSAFRLADLFRPDEFRRRLTEIVADRNKFFSAVYGDAEPLDANRIAEDYLNWADQIKPHVADTTVIIRDALAANQRALFEGAQGSLLDLNHGTFPYVTSSTCTSAGVAAGAGVSPSCIRSYIGVIKAYSTRVGSGPFPTELTDPIGDRIRERGHEYGTTTGRPRRCGWFDAFAVRYAVELSGITQIAVMHLDTLGSFDEVKICTGYRHRGAPLTNFTPELDVIQHCEPIYETLPGWIGDLSGVATFDQLPAAAQGYIKRLEVLLGAPVTLVSIGADRMATVNVPHTASNQ is encoded by the coding sequence ATGGACTTCCAACAGCTCGGAAACACGAGCGTCATCGGCCTGCAATGGGGTGACGAAGGCAAGGGAAAGATCGTCGATCTCCTCACCGAGCATTTCGACCTGGTCGTCCGATATGCCGGCGGGGCCAACGCCGGTCATACCGTGCGAATCGGGGCCGAGAAATTTGCACTTCACCTGATCCCCAGCGGCATCCTTCGCCCCGGGGTCCTGAATATCATCGCTCCCGGCGTCGCGCTCGATCTTGAAATTGTCATCGGTGAGATCGAAGGACTCCGCGCTCGCGGAATCGCAGTCGATCACCAGAATCTCCGAATCGCCGGGCGCGCGCATCTCGTCATGCCTTACCACAAGAAGCAGGATCGTCTGGCGGAGGCGCGGTTGGGAAAGGATCGGCGGATCGGCACGACGGCAAAAGGCATCGGACCCTGCTACGCCGACAAGATGCTCCGAAGCTCCGCGTTCCGGCTCGCGGATCTTTTTCGACCGGACGAATTCCGGCGGCGCTTGACGGAAATTGTTGCCGATCGAAACAAGTTTTTTTCCGCGGTCTATGGCGATGCCGAGCCGCTCGATGCGAACCGTATCGCCGAAGACTACCTTAATTGGGCGGATCAGATCAAACCGCATGTCGCCGACACGACTGTAATCATTCGTGACGCACTCGCCGCCAACCAGCGCGCCTTGTTCGAAGGGGCGCAGGGCAGCTTGCTCGATCTGAATCATGGCACCTTCCCGTATGTGACCAGCAGCACATGCACATCCGCCGGTGTCGCGGCAGGCGCGGGAGTCAGCCCGAGCTGCATTCGCAGCTACATTGGCGTCATCAAGGCCTACTCGACACGTGTCGGGAGCGGACCTTTTCCGACAGAATTGACCGACCCGATCGGCGACAGGATCCGCGAGCGCGGACACGAATATGGCACGACCACGGGCCGCCCTCGCCGTTGCGGTTGGTTTGATGCTTTTGCCGTTCGATATGCCGTTGAGTTGTCCGGCATCACTCAAATCGCCGTCATGCATCTGGACACGCTTGGTTCCTTCGATGAAGTGAAAATCTGCACTGGCTACCGTCATCGTGGCGCGCCGCTGACAAATTTCACGCCGGAACTGGACGTCATTCAACATTGCGAACCGATCTATGAAACGTTGCCTGGATGGATCGGCGATCTGTCAGGTGTCGCGACCTTCGACCAGTTGCCGGCAGCCGCCCAGGGCTATATCAAACGTCTGGAAGTATTGCTCGGCGCTCCGGTCACGCTGGTGAGCATCGGCGCGGATAGAATGGCCACAGTCAATGTGCCTCACACGGCCTCGAATCAGTAA
- a CDS encoding isoprenyl transferase encodes MPTMQKLDSLAALGIPRERMPRHVAIIMDGNGRWAQRRGLERVKGHEAGAENVREIVTRCARLGIEALTLYSFSTENWNRPIAEIEHLMRLYVHYLIKERGEIMDNNVRLVQVGRRDGLPPEVLRELDETAELSKDNRGMALCLALNYSSRVEIVDAIRRIADRVATGAISPDQIDEQLVSNSLYTAGVPDPDLLIRTAGEMRISNFLLWQISYAELYVTDTLWPDFHAADLDGALKSFAGRERRFGRVLPPS; translated from the coding sequence ATGCCGACGATGCAGAAACTCGATTCGCTGGCCGCTCTCGGCATTCCGCGCGAACGAATGCCACGCCATGTTGCCATCATCATGGACGGCAACGGGCGGTGGGCTCAGCGTCGCGGACTTGAGCGGGTGAAGGGCCATGAGGCCGGCGCGGAGAATGTGCGGGAGATCGTCACGCGCTGCGCCCGTCTTGGGATCGAAGCCCTCACGCTCTACAGCTTCAGCACGGAAAACTGGAATCGCCCGATCGCGGAGATTGAACATCTCATGCGGCTGTATGTTCATTATCTCATCAAGGAACGCGGCGAGATCATGGATAACAATGTCCGGCTGGTTCAAGTCGGACGCCGCGACGGACTGCCGCCGGAAGTGCTCCGGGAGTTGGACGAGACGGCGGAGCTGTCGAAAGACAATCGCGGCATGGCGCTGTGCCTTGCGCTGAATTACAGCAGCCGCGTTGAGATCGTGGACGCGATTCGCAGGATCGCCGATCGCGTTGCCACCGGCGCGATCTCGCCCGACCAGATCGACGAGCAGCTTGTCAGCAATTCGCTATATACCGCAGGCGTGCCCGACCCGGACCTTCTGATCCGCACGGCCGGCGAAATGCGCATCAGTAATTTCCTGCTCTGGCAGATCAGCTACGCCGAACTTTACGTGACCGATACGCTCTGGCCCGATTTCCATGCCGCCGATCTGGACGGCGCATTGAAGTCGTTCGCTGGCCGCGAGCGACGCTTCGGCCGCGTTCTGCCGCCATCGTGA
- a CDS encoding tyrosine--tRNA ligase, translating into MSQPSIDEQLSLLARGSEAIYTTDELRKRLERCRTARKPLRVKLGMDPTAPDIHLGHTVVLRKMRQFQDLGHKAVLIIGDYTARIGDPTGKTKARPMLDESTIRQNAETYFEQAGKVLDTNPAKLEIRYNSEWLAGLTLVDLLRLTSHMTVQQMLQRENFKLRLQTETPIVMTEMLYPLMQGYDSVMIDADVELGGTDQTFNNLVGRDLMSAYGKPPQMVVIMPILRGLDGVEKMSKSLGNYVGVTESPKEMFGKTMSVADEMMREWYTLLTELPAPEIDAMVDPGRTHPREAKIRLARLLVSQYHGASAADREEQMWQRVMVEGGLRDDIPMASISRQHIEADGSIWLPKLLKLLDMTPSTSEGRRLVQGGGVYVNQSKIDDPNAKIAVEDEMIVQIGKRRVARVRLVEAES; encoded by the coding sequence ATGTCACAGCCATCGATTGACGAGCAACTCTCGCTACTCGCCCGGGGAAGCGAAGCGATCTACACGACGGATGAACTGCGTAAGCGTCTCGAGCGGTGCCGCACGGCCCGCAAACCGTTGCGTGTGAAGCTTGGCATGGATCCGACCGCGCCGGATATCCACCTGGGGCATACTGTTGTTCTTCGGAAAATGCGGCAGTTTCAGGACCTGGGCCACAAGGCCGTCCTCATCATCGGCGACTACACCGCCCGGATCGGCGACCCGACCGGGAAGACCAAAGCGCGGCCGATGCTCGACGAATCCACGATCAGGCAGAATGCGGAAACTTACTTCGAGCAGGCGGGCAAGGTACTCGATACGAACCCCGCCAAGCTGGAAATCCGTTACAACAGCGAGTGGCTCGCCGGACTCACGCTCGTCGATCTCCTGCGACTGACGAGTCACATGACGGTTCAGCAGATGTTGCAGCGAGAGAATTTTAAACTGCGCCTCCAGACCGAAACGCCCATCGTCATGACCGAAATGCTCTACCCACTCATGCAGGGATACGACTCCGTCATGATTGACGCCGATGTCGAGCTGGGCGGAACCGATCAGACGTTCAACAATCTTGTCGGACGCGACCTGATGAGCGCCTACGGCAAGCCGCCTCAGATGGTCGTCATCATGCCGATTCTCCGCGGCCTGGACGGTGTCGAGAAGATGAGCAAGTCACTGGGCAACTACGTCGGTGTGACCGAATCGCCCAAGGAGATGTTCGGAAAGACGATGAGCGTCGCCGATGAGATGATGCGGGAGTGGTATACGCTTTTGACGGAACTGCCGGCTCCGGAGATTGACGCCATGGTGGATCCGGGCAGGACGCACCCGCGGGAAGCGAAGATTCGACTGGCCCGTTTGCTCGTTTCCCAGTATCACGGCGCTTCGGCCGCCGACCGCGAGGAGCAGATGTGGCAGCGTGTGATGGTCGAGGGCGGGCTTCGAGATGACATACCAATGGCATCCATTTCCCGCCAACACATCGAGGCCGATGGCTCGATCTGGCTTCCGAAGCTGCTGAAGCTGCTGGATATGACTCCCTCGACCAGCGAAGGCCGCCGCCTCGTGCAGGGCGGGGGCGTCTACGTGAATCAGTCGAAGATCGACGATCCCAATGCCAAAATCGCGGTCGAGGACGAAATGATCGTCCAGATCGGCAAGCGGCGGGTCGCGCGCGTCAGGCTCGTCGAGGCTGAATCGTGA